A stretch of the Mastacembelus armatus unplaced genomic scaffold, fMasArm1.2, whole genome shotgun sequence genome encodes the following:
- the LOC113140204 gene encoding aprataxin and PNK-like factor isoform X2, whose translation MNHQIMSGILELDLLGVDLLLSWFLVDIPSQGPTVRSDGLTLEVDEVATGPETSRADRNATTRQTSKPSDSVRSSVPATPKSQLRTPCPYGKDCYRKNPVHFQECSHPGDTDYEEEEAEEEEDRPECPYGTDCYRKNPLHRREYRHAEKPARSTRTVPRKAPKDDEDGGDGSEDDDSFINDDSEDVGDDSDYAPPDSDDSGKEDVRRLQREAKVFLQRRK comes from the exons ATGAACCATCAAATAATGTCAGGAATACTGGAGCTGGATCTACTCGGAGTAGATCTGCTGCTTTCCTGGTTTCTGGTT GATATCCCCTCGCAGGGGCCCACAGTCAGGTCTGATGGCCTCACCCTAGAGGTGGACGAGGTGGCAACAGGACCTGAGACGTCCAGGGCTGACAGAAACGCCACAACACGACAGACGAGTAAACCGTCAGACTCTGTCAGGTCATCCGTCCCTGCTACACCCAAATCCCAGCTCAGAACTCCATGTCCATACGGGAAGGACTGCTACAG GAAGAACCCGGTGCATTTCCAGGAGTGTAGCCACCCTGGGGACACCGACTACgaagaggaggaagcagaggaggaggaggaccgACCCGAGTGTCCCTACGGCACCGACTGCTACAG GAAGAACCCTCTTCACAGGAGAGAGTACCGACACGCAGAGAAACCAG CTCGTTCTACACGCACCGTCCCCAGAAAGGCCCCCAAGGACGATGAGGATGGAGGCGATGGCTCTGAGGACGACGACAGCTTCATTAATGACGACAGCGAGGACGTGGGCGATGACTCGGACTACGCCCCCCCTGACTCCGACGACAGCGGGAAGGAGGACGTGAGGCGCCTGCAGAGAGAAGCAAAGGTGTTTCTGCAGAGGAGGAAGTAG
- the LOC113140204 gene encoding aprataxin and PNK-like factor isoform X1: MWNSLEIFTLDYMNHQIMSGILELDLLGVDLLLSWFLVDIPSQGPTVRSDGLTLEVDEVATGPETSRADRNATTRQTSKPSDSVRSSVPATPKSQLRTPCPYGKDCYRKNPVHFQECSHPGDTDYEEEEAEEEEDRPECPYGTDCYRKNPLHRREYRHAEKPARSTRTVPRKAPKDDEDGGDGSEDDDSFINDDSEDVGDDSDYAPPDSDDSGKEDVRRLQREAKVFLQRRK, encoded by the exons ATGTGGAATTCACTAGAAATATTTACCTTGGACTATATGAACCATCAAATAATGTCAGGAATACTGGAGCTGGATCTACTCGGAGTAGATCTGCTGCTTTCCTGGTTTCTGGTT GATATCCCCTCGCAGGGGCCCACAGTCAGGTCTGATGGCCTCACCCTAGAGGTGGACGAGGTGGCAACAGGACCTGAGACGTCCAGGGCTGACAGAAACGCCACAACACGACAGACGAGTAAACCGTCAGACTCTGTCAGGTCATCCGTCCCTGCTACACCCAAATCCCAGCTCAGAACTCCATGTCCATACGGGAAGGACTGCTACAG GAAGAACCCGGTGCATTTCCAGGAGTGTAGCCACCCTGGGGACACCGACTACgaagaggaggaagcagaggaggaggaggaccgACCCGAGTGTCCCTACGGCACCGACTGCTACAG GAAGAACCCTCTTCACAGGAGAGAGTACCGACACGCAGAGAAACCAG CTCGTTCTACACGCACCGTCCCCAGAAAGGCCCCCAAGGACGATGAGGATGGAGGCGATGGCTCTGAGGACGACGACAGCTTCATTAATGACGACAGCGAGGACGTGGGCGATGACTCGGACTACGCCCCCCCTGACTCCGACGACAGCGGGAAGGAGGACGTGAGGCGCCTGCAGAGAGAAGCAAAGGTGTTTCTGCAGAGGAGGAAGTAG
- the snrpb2 gene encoding U2 small nuclear ribonucleoprotein B'' has product MDIRPNHTIYINNINDKVKKEELKRSLYALFSQFGQVIDIVAMKTMPMRGQAFVVFKELAAATNALRQLQGFPFYNKPMRIQYAKTDSEVITKVKGSYGDKEKKKEKKKKAQEPAANLPKKPAMGSAAPVITPVVQVPDNPPNYILFLSNLPEETNEMMLSMLFNQFPGFKEVRLVPGKHDIAFVEFENDTQAGVAKDALQGFRITATCAMKITYAKK; this is encoded by the exons ATGGATATCCGACCAAACCACACCATCTacatcaacaacataaatgacaaAGTCAAGAAAGAAG AGCTGAAGCGTTCGCTCTACGCGCTCTTCTCTCAGTTCGGTCAGGTCATCGACATCGTGGCCATGAAGACCATGCCGATGAGGGGACAGGCCTTCGTCGTCTTCAAAGAGCTCGCCGCTGCCACCAACGCGCTCAGGCAGCTGCAGGGATTCCCCTTCTACAACAAGCCCATG AGGATACAGTACGCCAAGACCGACTCTGAGGTCATCACCAAGGTGAAGGGCAGCTATGGCgacaaggagaaaaagaaggagaagaagaagaaggctcAGGAGCCGGCAGCTAATCTCCCAAAGAAGCCAGCGATG GGCTCAGCAGCACCTGTGATCACACCTGTCGTACAG GTTCCTGACAACCCACCAAACTACATCCTGTTCCTCAGTAACCTTCCCGAAGAGACCAACGAGATGATGCTGTCCATGCTGTTCAACCA GTTTCCTGGTTTCAAGGAGGTGCGGCTCGTCCCTGGCAAACACGACATCGCCTTTGTGGAGTTTGAAAATGACACGCAGGCGGGCGTGGCTAAAGACGCGCTGCAGGGCTTCAGAATCACAGCAACCTGCGCCATGAAGATCACGTATGCCAAGAAGTAG